A single region of the Mustela lutreola isolate mMusLut2 chromosome 2, mMusLut2.pri, whole genome shotgun sequence genome encodes:
- the LOC131823665 gene encoding olfactory receptor 7A17-like: MEAGNDTGISDFLLLGLSEDPELQPLIFGLFLSMYLTTVVGNLVIILAVSSDSHLHTPMYYFLANLSFVDICFTSTTIPKMLWNIQTQNKVITYAGCITQMYFFIIFAGWDDFLLAVMAYDRFVAICHPLHYMVIMNPQFCGLLVLMSWILSVLNSTLQSFIVLRLSFCTEVEIPHFFCELNQMIQLACSDTFSNNMVMYFAAMLLAGGPLSGIIYSYSKIVSSIRRISSGKGKYKAFSTCASHLSVVSLFFCTSLGVYLSSAVTQNSHTSAVASVMYTVVTPMLNPFIYSLRNRDIKRDLRVSWRG; the protein is encoded by the exons ATGGAAGCAGGCAATGATACAGgaatttcagattttcttcttctgggattatCAGAGGACCCAGAACTGCAGCCCCTAATATTTGGGCTTTTCCTCTCCATGTACCTGACCACTGTAGTTGGAAACCTGGTCATCATTCTGGCTGTCAGCTCTGACTCCCACCTCCACACACCCATGTATTACTTCCTGGCCAACCTGTCCTTTGTAGACATCTGCTTCACCTCTACCACCATCCCCAAGATGCTGTGGAACATCCAGACTCAGAACAAAGTCATAACTTATGCAGGCTGCATCACGCAGATGTACTTTTTCATAATCTTTGCAGGCTGGGATGACTTTCTCCTGGCTGTGATGGCTTATGACCGCTTTGTGGCCATCTGTCACCCCCTACACTACATGGTCATCATGAACCCCCAGTTCTGTGGACTGCTGGTTCTCATGTCCTGGATCCTGAGTGTTCTCAATTCCACATTGCAGAGCTTTATCGTGTTGCGGCTGTCCTTCTGTACAGAGGTGGAAATCCCCCATTTTTTCTGTGAACTCAATCAGATGATCCAACTTGCATGTTCTGACACCTTTTCTAATAATATGGTGATGTACTTTGCAGCTATGCTGCTGGCTGGTGGTCCCCTCTCTGGGATCATTTACTCTTATTCTAAGATAGTTTCCTCCATTCGTAGAATCTCCTCAGGTAAGGGAAAGTATAAAGCATTTTCCACCTGTGCATCTCACCTCTCTgttgtatcattatttttttgtaCCAGCCTAGGAGTATACCTTAGCTCTGCAGTTACCCAGAACTCTCACACAAGTGCAGTAGCCTCAGTGATGTACACAGTGGTCACACCCATGCTGAACCCCTTCATCTACAGCCTGAGGAACAGAGACATAAAGAGGG ACTTGAGAGTAAGCTGGAGAggataa
- the LOC131825722 gene encoding olfactory receptor 7A10-like, with product METGNDTGISEFILLGFSEDPELQPLIFGLFLSMYLITVFGNLLIILAVSSDSHLHTPMYFFLANLSFVDICFTSTTIPKMLWNIQTQNKVITYAGCITQMYFFIIFAGWDDFLLAVMAYDRFVAICHPLHYMVIMNPQFCGLLVLMSWILSVLNSSLQSLIVLQLSFCKEVEIPHFFCELNQVVGHACSDTFLNDMVMNFATFLLGGAPLARILYSYSKIVSSILRISSAQGKYKAFSTCTSHLSVVSLFYCTSLGVYLNSAATQSSHSGAVVSVMYTVVTPMLNPFIYSLRNRDIKRALKRITGIPVM from the coding sequence ATGGAAACAGGCAATGATACAGGAATTTCAGAATTTATTCTCCTGGGATTTTCAGAGGACCCAGAACTGCAGCCCCTAATATTTGGGCTTTTCCTCTCCATGTACTTGATCACTGTGTTTGGAAACCTGCTCATCATCCTGGCTGTCAGCTCTGACTCCCACCTCCACactcccatgtacttcttcctggccAACCTGTCCTTTGTAGACATCTGCTTCACCTCTACCACCATCCCCAAGATGCTGTGGAACATCCAGACTCAGAACAAAGTCATAACTTATGCAGGCTGCATCACACAGATGTACTTTTTCATAATCTTTGCAGGCTGGGATGACTTTCTCCTGGCTGTGATGGCTTATGACCGCTTTGTGGCCATCTGTCATCCCCTACACTACATGGTCATCATGAACCCCCAGTTCTGTGGACTGCTGGTTCTCATGTCCTGGATCCTGAGTGTTCTCAATTCCTCATTGCAGAGCTTAATCGTGTTGCAGCTGTCCTTCTGTAAAGAGGTGGAAATCCCCCATTTTTTCTGTGAACTCAACCAGGTAGTCGGGCATGCCTGTTCTGATACCTTTCTTAATGACATGGTGATGAATTTTGCAACTTTCCTGCTGGGTGGTGCTCCCCTTGCTAGGATCCTTTATTCTTACTCTAAGATTGTTTCTTCCATACTTAGAATATCATCAGCTCAGGGCAAGTATAAAGCATTTTCCACCTGTACATCTCACCTCTCCGTTGTCTCCTTATTTTATTGTACAAGCCTAGGAGTATACCTTAACTCTGCTGCAACCCAGAGCTCACACTCAGGTGCAGTAGTCTCAGTGATGTACACAGTGGTCACACCCATGCTGAACCCCTTCATCTACAGCCTGAGGAACAGAGACATAAAGAGGGCTCTGAAAAGAATCACTGGGATTCCAGTGATGTAA